The Parvibaculum sp. DNA segment CCCGAAAAACAGGAACGCCCCGGCAACGATCAGCGATTTGAATGCGAACTGGATCATGCCTCCCCGTCCGCAAGCGCCATACCAGCGCGGGAGGCACCGCCAAATATTTGAAATGATCTTTTAATTTCAGTGGGTTATAAAAATATAGGCAGCCCTGTCAGCGGGCTGCCGCAACTTGGATTGGCCGCTTTCCGTGCCGGATTGCGCCGACATTGTGCCAGCCCGGCACAGTTTCGGAGCCCCCGGTTCGCGCGCGGCAGCGGGAGGTGGATTTGGCGCGCGGCAGTCAATCGGACGACGAGTATGTCCGCGAACGCCCGGCATGGATCATTCCGGGCCTGGTCCTGATCGGCGTGCTGACGTTTTCCGGCGCCTTCCTCTATTACTATTTCGGACCGACCCCGAGCGAGATCCTCGGGCTCGATCCGCGCGCCAGCGCCGCGGACCGCAAGATCGAAACGATCGTCGCCGACCGGCGCTTCCTGATCCCCGAAAACTACACGCGCTATCCGACCCAGCGCGGCGGCGGCCGGCTGACCAACATCGATATGCACGCCCTGCTGCCGGACATGACGCCCTATGAGACCGGCTTGCAGGAGCGTTTCATCGACAATTCCGCGGACTCGGACGTGGTCTATTTCGCGCTCGCCGAAACACAAACCCCGCTCACCGCATCGCGCCGCCTCAAGGAAATCTATTCGAAATATCTGGCCGCTCCCGAACCGGAACAGGACCGCGCCGGACTGCAGCGTTTCACCTTCCGCAACGACAGCGGCTATGCCAATCAGGATCTGCTGGTCGCCACCGACGACGAAGATCGCATGGTACTGCTGCTTTGCGACCGGAGAGGCCCGCTGGTCGACAGCCCGAATTGCACACGCTCGCTGCTGCTCGGGCCGCGCCTCGACCTGACCTATCGCTTCAAGCGCAGTCACCTGTCCGACTGGCGCGAAATCGATCGCGCGGTAACGAAGCTCGTCGGCGAGTTCGAATCCCGCGAGCAGGTCGACGAATTGCAGGGGCCGATTTTCGACTGACCGTCAGTCCGGCAGGTCGATGTCGAGGATCGCCATGTTGAAGGCGTAGGACACCTCGCCCTCTTCCTCGTCCTTGAAGATGACGCCGATGAATTCGTCGCCGATATTCACCTCCGCCGAATCGTCCTTCTGCGGCCGCGCCCGCACCGTGATCGACGGCAGCTTGAACTTGTCGCGCAGATAGCTCTCGATACGCTTGATTTCGGTCTTGTCCAAGAAGCTCTCCCGTCGTCGGCCGGTCGCTGGCGTTGCTGGATTACCTCGGCGTGAGGCGCGTGCGGTCGTTTTAACCATTTGCCCCCGCATGCGCAAACCGGCCTCCCGAGAACCGGCCCTGCGCCCGCTTGCCGCTGCGGCGCTTCGTCCGATTGGCCCTCGCCCGGCCCTGTGACACGGTTTCCCATCGAGAGTTCTGCACCGGAACGGAACCATGTCGGGACGCACACGTAAATGGCTGGCGGCCTTTACCGTTATGCTGACGCTGGCGGCGCTGCTGGCGCTTCTCGGCCCGGCGCGCGACGCCGCGCCGGAAGGCGCTGCCCACGCCTTCGTGGTCGCGCCCTCCCGCTAGGGCCCGGTGCGGCGCCGTCAGCGCGTCGTGTAGCCGCCATCGATGACGAGTTCGGCGCCGGTCATGAAGGCCGATTCGTCGGAGGCGAGGAATACGATGCCGTTGCCGATGTCCTCCGGCGCACCCAGACGGCCGATCGGATGCAGCATGGTCAGCATCTCGACCACCTCGTTGGCGCCCATCTGCATACCGCCGATCTCGCCCTTGTCGATCACCGACTGCACCATCGGCGTGCGGATATAGCCCGGATGCACCGAATTGACGCGAATGCGATAGCCGGCCTGCGCACATTCAAGCGCCGCCGACTTGGTGAGCAGCCGCACCCCGCCCTTCGCCGCGTTGTAGTCCGACGCGCCGGGCTGGCCGACTAGGCCGAGGATCGACGACACATTGATGATCGAACCGTCGGGCCCGCCCTTCGCCGTCGACTTCTTGATCGAGCGAATACCGTGCTTGCAGCCGAGAAACACGCTGTCGAGATCGACGGCGATGGTATGCCGCCAATGTTCGAGCGGCTTGTCCTCGATCATGCTCGGCTCCGGCGCGATGCCGGCATTGTTGACGAGGATGTGCAGGCCGCCGAACTTTTCTTCCGCCAGCGCCACCACGCGCTCCCATTGCGCCTCATCCACCACGTCGTGCCGCGCAAACAGCGCTTCGCCGCCCGCCCGCGTGATTTCGTCGGCGACCGCCTGCCCCGCATCCTCGTCGAGATCGGTGCAGAGGACTTTCGCACCCTCTTTCGCCAGCAATTTGGCGCTGATCGCGCCGATGCCCTTCGCCGCGCCGGTCACGATCGCGACCTTGCCGTCCACTCGTCCCATTCGCTTGATCCCTGTTTCTGCGCCGGTGTCGATTTGCCCGGCTTTGCGGGCCATTCTGCCGTGCCCCCCGCACGACGCAAGAGGGGAAAGCGCCGCATCTCTGTGCTATAGAACGACACAAGGAACCGGTCCCGTAAATTCAGTCAGAA contains these protein-coding regions:
- a CDS encoding glucose 1-dehydrogenase; translated protein: MGRVDGKVAIVTGAAKGIGAISAKLLAKEGAKVLCTDLDEDAGQAVADEITRAGGEALFARHDVVDEAQWERVVALAEEKFGGLHILVNNAGIAPEPSMIEDKPLEHWRHTIAVDLDSVFLGCKHGIRSIKKSTAKGGPDGSIINVSSILGLVGQPGASDYNAAKGGVRLLTKSAALECAQAGYRIRVNSVHPGYIRTPMVQSVIDKGEIGGMQMGANEVVEMLTMLHPIGRLGAPEDIGNGIVFLASDESAFMTGAELVIDGGYTTR
- a CDS encoding DUF3126 family protein → MDKTEIKRIESYLRDKFKLPSITVRARPQKDDSAEVNIGDEFIGVIFKDEEEGEVSYAFNMAILDIDLPD